The Rhododendron vialii isolate Sample 1 chromosome 5a, ASM3025357v1 genome contains a region encoding:
- the LOC131325816 gene encoding uncharacterized protein LOC131325816 isoform X1, whose amino-acid sequence MNMEGVDELDLNATIAQMVSKRQGKKNMKSEAKKKTGERRKKKKQSVAVDQESLLGYEEGQKDDTPPGITVSAFDYSAENYLNVVDKICKLCGQAKSDDLDENEIKRLSSFVTFVREWRHFTYPPRAIRFSRQSVSRPQGKDVTGGIDLPQFSAATVPKNGLQNGNMLCQEPSNDFVMNVGGLVWALDWCPRVHQWCELSDCHVNCEFIAVAAHPPESSYHKVGAPLIGRGVIQIWCLLNIGVKEEEVPRTKNKATQNQSSSTGKVTSPNESRTRGRPRKNRVNESADNIDENSEYVQPKKPRGRPKNKPVTESLDNLSGNNELYVQALAVQFPENASNLLPIDTIRENTSECVAEKVSGTTLKACRRGSVADNLVLETSVKRRRLKAMAREGNFVDPDHMPLLTENESSVQDPLESSAASCVIPKDVALPRVVLCLAHNGKVAWDVKWRPSFVNDAESNHRMGYLAVLLGNGALEVWEVPLPQTIKAIYSACQTEGTDPRFVKLEPVFRCSKLKSGDRQSIPLTVEWSASAPHDFILAGCHDGVVALWKFSANGRSEDTRPLLCFSADTVPIRGLAWAPVESDSESANVIVTAGHKGIKFWDIRDPFCPLWDLNPVQRNIYSMDWLPDPRCVIVSFDDGTLRILSLVKAAYDVPVTGKPFVGTQQQGFHSYYCSSFAIWSVQVSRLTGMVAYCSADGTVLCFQLTAREVEKDPRRNRAPHFLCGSLTEEESTLTINTPLPDTPFPMKKSLNEWSNAPRTIRGYLSKSNQARRAKEQMSKGQPSDSQTLALCYGDDPGTEIGSEDELVLQKSKQSPKSKASGKKKGGSNQALVCRDEEPEDFERGEGQEGEIREEIEVFPPKMVAMHRVRWNMNKGSERWLCSGGAAGIVRCQAINNPVFDKQSPKYRKQTT is encoded by the exons AT GAACATGGAAGGAGTGGATGAGCTGGACTTGAATGCTACAATTGCACAAATGGTTAGTAAAAGACAGGgcaagaaaaatatgaagagTGAAGCAAAGAAGAAAACTGGTGAAAGacgaaagaagaagaaacaatcGGTTGCGGTGGACCAAGAGAGTTTGTTAGGTTATGAAGAGGGCCAGAAGGATGACACTCCTCCCGGAATTACAGtttcagcatttgattattctGCTGAGAATTACTTGAATGTTGTAGATAAAATATGTAAGTTATGCGGACAGGCAAAGTCTGATGATTTGGATGAAAATGAGATCAAGCGCTTATCGTCCTTTGTTACTTTTGTAAG AGAATGGAGGCACTTTACTTACCCACCAAGAGCAATTCGGTTTTCTCGTCAAAGTGTAAGCAGACCTCAGGGAAAAGACGTTACTGGTGGGATAGATCTACCTCAATTTTCAGCTGCAACTGTTCCTAAG AATGGCCTACAAAATGGGAACATGCTATGTCAGGAACCAAG CAATGACTTTGTAATGAACGTCGGAGGCCTCGTTTGGGCTTTGGATTGGTGTCCTAGAGTTCATCAGTGGTGTGAATTGTCGGACTGTCATGTTAACTGTGAG TTTATTGCCGTTGCTGCTCATCCTCCTGAATCTTCTTATCACAAGGTTGGTGCCCCACTTATTGGTAGAGGGGTCATTCAGATATGGTGTCTTTTAAACATTGGTGTCAAAGAGGAAGAAGTACCTCGGACTAAAAACAAGGCAACGCAGAATCAGAGTAGCTCAACAGGAAAGGTCACGTCACCTAATGAATCGAGAACAAGAGGGAGACCCAGAAAGAATCGAGTAAATGAATCTGCAGACAATATTGATGAAAATAGTGAGTATGTGCAACCTAAGAAGCCAAGAGGGAGGCCCAAAAATAAGCCAGTAACTGAATCTTTAGATAATCTCAGTGGCAATAACGAATTATATGTGCAAGCACTTGCTGTTCAATTTCCTGAAAATGCGTCAAACTTGCTTCCTATAGACACAATCAGAGAAAATACCTCTGAGTGTGTTGCCGAAAAGGTTTCAGGTACAACATTAAAAGCTTGCCGCCGAGGATCAGTTGCTGATAATTTAGTGTTGGAAACTTCAGTCAAGAGGAGGAGGTTGAAAGCGATGGCAAGGGAAGGGAATTTTGTGGATCCTGATCATATGCCTTTATTGACAGAAAATGAGTCTTCTGTACAGGATCCCTTGGAAAGTAGTGCTGCTAGTTGTGTTATACCGAAGGATGTAGCTTTGCCTAGGGTTGTGTTGTGCTTGGCTCACAATGGAAAAGTGGCATGGGATGTGAAATGGCGGCCTTCTTTTGTTAACGATGCTGAATCAAATCATAGAATGGGCTATCTTGCTGTTCTGCTTGGAAATGGAGCTTTAGAAGT GTGGGAAGTTCCTCTTCCTCAAACAATAAAAGCTATTTATTCTGCTTGTCAAACAGAGGGAACTGATCCTCGCTTCGTGAAATTGGAGCCTGTGTTCAGATGTTCAAAGCTGAAGAGTGGTGACAGACAGAG CATCCCCCTGACAGTGGAGTGGTCAGCATCAGCTCCCCATGATTTTATTCTTGCTGGATGTCACGATGGAGTG GTTGCCTTGTGGAAATTCTCTGCAAATGGTAGATCTGAAG ATACAAGGCCTTTGCTTTGCTTCAGTGCAGATACAGTTCCTATACGAGGACTTGCTTGGGCCCCAGTTGAAAG TGATTCTGAGAGTGCAAATGTTATAGTCACAGCTGGGCACAAAGGCATTAAGTTTTGGGACATACG AGATCCATTTTGCCCTTTGTGGGACCTTAATCCGGTTCAGAGGAATATATATAGTATGGATTGGTTGCCAGATCCGAG ATGTGTGATTGTATCTTTTGATGATGGAACACTGAGGATTCTCAGCTTAGTTAAGGCTGCATATGATGTTCCTGTCACTGGAAAACCTTTTGTGGGGACTCAACAGCAAGGATTCCATAGTTATTATTGTTCATCATTTGCAATATGGAGTGTTCAAGTTTCTCGACTAACAG GCATGGTTGCATATTGTAGTGCAGACGGTACTGTTCTTTGTTTCCAG CTGACAGCCAGAGAGGTGGAGAAAGACCCTCGGAGAAATCGGGCACCGCATTTCCTATGTGGATCATTGACAGAGGAAGAATCAACTCTGACAATAAATACTCCGTTGCCAGATACTCCGTTTCCCATGAAAAAATCATTGAATGAGTGGAGTAATGCCCCAAGAACTATTCGCGGGTACTTATCTAAATCAAACCAGGCCAGAAGAGCAAAGGAACAAATGTCGAAAGGCCAACCATCAGATAGTCAAACTCTAG CTCTGTGTTATGGCGATGATCCGGGAACTGAAATTGGATCCGAGGACGAATTGGTGTTGCAGAAGAGCAAACAATCACCAAAATCTAAGGCAAGCGGTAAGAAAAAGGGGGGAAGTAATCAAGCATTAGTATGTAGAGATGAAGAGCCGGAGGATtttgagagaggagagggtCAGGAAGGGGAAATTCGGGAAGAAATCGAAGTTTTTCCTCCAAAGATGGTTGCTATGCATAGAGTGAGATGGAATATGAACAAGGGCAGTGAGAGATGGCTGTGCTCTGGAGGAGCTGCTGGAATCGTGCGTTGTCAAGCCATAAACAATCCGGTTTTCGATAAACAATCGCCTAAATATAGGAAGCAGACTACTTAA
- the LOC131325816 gene encoding uncharacterized protein LOC131325816 isoform X3 — protein sequence MNMEGVDELDLNATIAQMVSKRQGKKNMKSEAKKKTGERRKKKKQSVAVDQESLLGYEEGQKDDTPPGITVSAFDYSAENYLNVVDKICKLCGQAKSDDLDENEIKRLSSFVTFVREWRHFTYPPRAIRFSRQSVSRPQGKDVTGGIDLPQFSAATVPKNGLQNGNMLCQEPSNDFVMNVGGLVWALDWCPRVHQWCELSDCHVNCEFIAVAAHPPESSYHKVSGTTLKACRRGSVADNLVLETSVKRRRLKAMAREGNFVDPDHMPLLTENESSVQDPLESSAASCVIPKDVALPRVVLCLAHNGKVAWDVKWRPSFVNDAESNHRMGYLAVLLGNGALEVWEVPLPQTIKAIYSACQTEGTDPRFVKLEPVFRCSKLKSGDRQSIPLTVEWSASAPHDFILAGCHDGVVALWKFSANGRSEDTRPLLCFSADTVPIRGLAWAPVESDSESANVIVTAGHKGIKFWDIRDPFCPLWDLNPVQRNIYSMDWLPDPRCVIVSFDDGTLRILSLVKAAYDVPVTGKPFVGTQQQGFHSYYCSSFAIWSVQVSRLTGMVAYCSADGTVLCFQLTAREVEKDPRRNRAPHFLCGSLTEEESTLTINTPLPDTPFPMKKSLNEWSNAPRTIRGYLSKSNQARRAKEQMSKGQPSDSQTLALCYGDDPGTEIGSEDELVLQKSKQSPKSKASGKKKGGSNQALVCRDEEPEDFERGEGQEGEIREEIEVFPPKMVAMHRVRWNMNKGSERWLCSGGAAGIVRCQAINNPVFDKQSPKYRKQTT from the exons AT GAACATGGAAGGAGTGGATGAGCTGGACTTGAATGCTACAATTGCACAAATGGTTAGTAAAAGACAGGgcaagaaaaatatgaagagTGAAGCAAAGAAGAAAACTGGTGAAAGacgaaagaagaagaaacaatcGGTTGCGGTGGACCAAGAGAGTTTGTTAGGTTATGAAGAGGGCCAGAAGGATGACACTCCTCCCGGAATTACAGtttcagcatttgattattctGCTGAGAATTACTTGAATGTTGTAGATAAAATATGTAAGTTATGCGGACAGGCAAAGTCTGATGATTTGGATGAAAATGAGATCAAGCGCTTATCGTCCTTTGTTACTTTTGTAAG AGAATGGAGGCACTTTACTTACCCACCAAGAGCAATTCGGTTTTCTCGTCAAAGTGTAAGCAGACCTCAGGGAAAAGACGTTACTGGTGGGATAGATCTACCTCAATTTTCAGCTGCAACTGTTCCTAAG AATGGCCTACAAAATGGGAACATGCTATGTCAGGAACCAAG CAATGACTTTGTAATGAACGTCGGAGGCCTCGTTTGGGCTTTGGATTGGTGTCCTAGAGTTCATCAGTGGTGTGAATTGTCGGACTGTCATGTTAACTGTGAG TTTATTGCCGTTGCTGCTCATCCTCCTGAATCTTCTTATCACAAG GTTTCAGGTACAACATTAAAAGCTTGCCGCCGAGGATCAGTTGCTGATAATTTAGTGTTGGAAACTTCAGTCAAGAGGAGGAGGTTGAAAGCGATGGCAAGGGAAGGGAATTTTGTGGATCCTGATCATATGCCTTTATTGACAGAAAATGAGTCTTCTGTACAGGATCCCTTGGAAAGTAGTGCTGCTAGTTGTGTTATACCGAAGGATGTAGCTTTGCCTAGGGTTGTGTTGTGCTTGGCTCACAATGGAAAAGTGGCATGGGATGTGAAATGGCGGCCTTCTTTTGTTAACGATGCTGAATCAAATCATAGAATGGGCTATCTTGCTGTTCTGCTTGGAAATGGAGCTTTAGAAGT GTGGGAAGTTCCTCTTCCTCAAACAATAAAAGCTATTTATTCTGCTTGTCAAACAGAGGGAACTGATCCTCGCTTCGTGAAATTGGAGCCTGTGTTCAGATGTTCAAAGCTGAAGAGTGGTGACAGACAGAG CATCCCCCTGACAGTGGAGTGGTCAGCATCAGCTCCCCATGATTTTATTCTTGCTGGATGTCACGATGGAGTG GTTGCCTTGTGGAAATTCTCTGCAAATGGTAGATCTGAAG ATACAAGGCCTTTGCTTTGCTTCAGTGCAGATACAGTTCCTATACGAGGACTTGCTTGGGCCCCAGTTGAAAG TGATTCTGAGAGTGCAAATGTTATAGTCACAGCTGGGCACAAAGGCATTAAGTTTTGGGACATACG AGATCCATTTTGCCCTTTGTGGGACCTTAATCCGGTTCAGAGGAATATATATAGTATGGATTGGTTGCCAGATCCGAG ATGTGTGATTGTATCTTTTGATGATGGAACACTGAGGATTCTCAGCTTAGTTAAGGCTGCATATGATGTTCCTGTCACTGGAAAACCTTTTGTGGGGACTCAACAGCAAGGATTCCATAGTTATTATTGTTCATCATTTGCAATATGGAGTGTTCAAGTTTCTCGACTAACAG GCATGGTTGCATATTGTAGTGCAGACGGTACTGTTCTTTGTTTCCAG CTGACAGCCAGAGAGGTGGAGAAAGACCCTCGGAGAAATCGGGCACCGCATTTCCTATGTGGATCATTGACAGAGGAAGAATCAACTCTGACAATAAATACTCCGTTGCCAGATACTCCGTTTCCCATGAAAAAATCATTGAATGAGTGGAGTAATGCCCCAAGAACTATTCGCGGGTACTTATCTAAATCAAACCAGGCCAGAAGAGCAAAGGAACAAATGTCGAAAGGCCAACCATCAGATAGTCAAACTCTAG CTCTGTGTTATGGCGATGATCCGGGAACTGAAATTGGATCCGAGGACGAATTGGTGTTGCAGAAGAGCAAACAATCACCAAAATCTAAGGCAAGCGGTAAGAAAAAGGGGGGAAGTAATCAAGCATTAGTATGTAGAGATGAAGAGCCGGAGGATtttgagagaggagagggtCAGGAAGGGGAAATTCGGGAAGAAATCGAAGTTTTTCCTCCAAAGATGGTTGCTATGCATAGAGTGAGATGGAATATGAACAAGGGCAGTGAGAGATGGCTGTGCTCTGGAGGAGCTGCTGGAATCGTGCGTTGTCAAGCCATAAACAATCCGGTTTTCGATAAACAATCGCCTAAATATAGGAAGCAGACTACTTAA
- the LOC131325816 gene encoding uncharacterized protein LOC131325816 isoform X2, with the protein MEGVDELDLNATIAQMVSKRQGKKNMKSEAKKKTGERRKKKKQSVAVDQESLLGYEEGQKDDTPPGITVSAFDYSAENYLNVVDKICKLCGQAKSDDLDENEIKRLSSFVTFVREWRHFTYPPRAIRFSRQSVSRPQGKDVTGGIDLPQFSAATVPKNGLQNGNMLCQEPSNDFVMNVGGLVWALDWCPRVHQWCELSDCHVNCEFIAVAAHPPESSYHKVGAPLIGRGVIQIWCLLNIGVKEEEVPRTKNKATQNQSSSTGKVTSPNESRTRGRPRKNRVNESADNIDENSEYVQPKKPRGRPKNKPVTESLDNLSGNNELYVQALAVQFPENASNLLPIDTIRENTSECVAEKVSGTTLKACRRGSVADNLVLETSVKRRRLKAMAREGNFVDPDHMPLLTENESSVQDPLESSAASCVIPKDVALPRVVLCLAHNGKVAWDVKWRPSFVNDAESNHRMGYLAVLLGNGALEVWEVPLPQTIKAIYSACQTEGTDPRFVKLEPVFRCSKLKSGDRQSIPLTVEWSASAPHDFILAGCHDGVVALWKFSANGRSEDTRPLLCFSADTVPIRGLAWAPVESDSESANVIVTAGHKGIKFWDIRDPFCPLWDLNPVQRNIYSMDWLPDPRCVIVSFDDGTLRILSLVKAAYDVPVTGKPFVGTQQQGFHSYYCSSFAIWSVQVSRLTGMVAYCSADGTVLCFQLTAREVEKDPRRNRAPHFLCGSLTEEESTLTINTPLPDTPFPMKKSLNEWSNAPRTIRGYLSKSNQARRAKEQMSKGQPSDSQTLALCYGDDPGTEIGSEDELVLQKSKQSPKSKASGKKKGGSNQALVCRDEEPEDFERGEGQEGEIREEIEVFPPKMVAMHRVRWNMNKGSERWLCSGGAAGIVRCQAINNPVFDKQSPKYRKQTT; encoded by the exons ATGGAAGGAGTGGATGAGCTGGACTTGAATGCTACAATTGCACAAATGGTTAGTAAAAGACAGGgcaagaaaaatatgaagagTGAAGCAAAGAAGAAAACTGGTGAAAGacgaaagaagaagaaacaatcGGTTGCGGTGGACCAAGAGAGTTTGTTAGGTTATGAAGAGGGCCAGAAGGATGACACTCCTCCCGGAATTACAGtttcagcatttgattattctGCTGAGAATTACTTGAATGTTGTAGATAAAATATGTAAGTTATGCGGACAGGCAAAGTCTGATGATTTGGATGAAAATGAGATCAAGCGCTTATCGTCCTTTGTTACTTTTGTAAG AGAATGGAGGCACTTTACTTACCCACCAAGAGCAATTCGGTTTTCTCGTCAAAGTGTAAGCAGACCTCAGGGAAAAGACGTTACTGGTGGGATAGATCTACCTCAATTTTCAGCTGCAACTGTTCCTAAG AATGGCCTACAAAATGGGAACATGCTATGTCAGGAACCAAG CAATGACTTTGTAATGAACGTCGGAGGCCTCGTTTGGGCTTTGGATTGGTGTCCTAGAGTTCATCAGTGGTGTGAATTGTCGGACTGTCATGTTAACTGTGAG TTTATTGCCGTTGCTGCTCATCCTCCTGAATCTTCTTATCACAAGGTTGGTGCCCCACTTATTGGTAGAGGGGTCATTCAGATATGGTGTCTTTTAAACATTGGTGTCAAAGAGGAAGAAGTACCTCGGACTAAAAACAAGGCAACGCAGAATCAGAGTAGCTCAACAGGAAAGGTCACGTCACCTAATGAATCGAGAACAAGAGGGAGACCCAGAAAGAATCGAGTAAATGAATCTGCAGACAATATTGATGAAAATAGTGAGTATGTGCAACCTAAGAAGCCAAGAGGGAGGCCCAAAAATAAGCCAGTAACTGAATCTTTAGATAATCTCAGTGGCAATAACGAATTATATGTGCAAGCACTTGCTGTTCAATTTCCTGAAAATGCGTCAAACTTGCTTCCTATAGACACAATCAGAGAAAATACCTCTGAGTGTGTTGCCGAAAAGGTTTCAGGTACAACATTAAAAGCTTGCCGCCGAGGATCAGTTGCTGATAATTTAGTGTTGGAAACTTCAGTCAAGAGGAGGAGGTTGAAAGCGATGGCAAGGGAAGGGAATTTTGTGGATCCTGATCATATGCCTTTATTGACAGAAAATGAGTCTTCTGTACAGGATCCCTTGGAAAGTAGTGCTGCTAGTTGTGTTATACCGAAGGATGTAGCTTTGCCTAGGGTTGTGTTGTGCTTGGCTCACAATGGAAAAGTGGCATGGGATGTGAAATGGCGGCCTTCTTTTGTTAACGATGCTGAATCAAATCATAGAATGGGCTATCTTGCTGTTCTGCTTGGAAATGGAGCTTTAGAAGT GTGGGAAGTTCCTCTTCCTCAAACAATAAAAGCTATTTATTCTGCTTGTCAAACAGAGGGAACTGATCCTCGCTTCGTGAAATTGGAGCCTGTGTTCAGATGTTCAAAGCTGAAGAGTGGTGACAGACAGAG CATCCCCCTGACAGTGGAGTGGTCAGCATCAGCTCCCCATGATTTTATTCTTGCTGGATGTCACGATGGAGTG GTTGCCTTGTGGAAATTCTCTGCAAATGGTAGATCTGAAG ATACAAGGCCTTTGCTTTGCTTCAGTGCAGATACAGTTCCTATACGAGGACTTGCTTGGGCCCCAGTTGAAAG TGATTCTGAGAGTGCAAATGTTATAGTCACAGCTGGGCACAAAGGCATTAAGTTTTGGGACATACG AGATCCATTTTGCCCTTTGTGGGACCTTAATCCGGTTCAGAGGAATATATATAGTATGGATTGGTTGCCAGATCCGAG ATGTGTGATTGTATCTTTTGATGATGGAACACTGAGGATTCTCAGCTTAGTTAAGGCTGCATATGATGTTCCTGTCACTGGAAAACCTTTTGTGGGGACTCAACAGCAAGGATTCCATAGTTATTATTGTTCATCATTTGCAATATGGAGTGTTCAAGTTTCTCGACTAACAG GCATGGTTGCATATTGTAGTGCAGACGGTACTGTTCTTTGTTTCCAG CTGACAGCCAGAGAGGTGGAGAAAGACCCTCGGAGAAATCGGGCACCGCATTTCCTATGTGGATCATTGACAGAGGAAGAATCAACTCTGACAATAAATACTCCGTTGCCAGATACTCCGTTTCCCATGAAAAAATCATTGAATGAGTGGAGTAATGCCCCAAGAACTATTCGCGGGTACTTATCTAAATCAAACCAGGCCAGAAGAGCAAAGGAACAAATGTCGAAAGGCCAACCATCAGATAGTCAAACTCTAG CTCTGTGTTATGGCGATGATCCGGGAACTGAAATTGGATCCGAGGACGAATTGGTGTTGCAGAAGAGCAAACAATCACCAAAATCTAAGGCAAGCGGTAAGAAAAAGGGGGGAAGTAATCAAGCATTAGTATGTAGAGATGAAGAGCCGGAGGATtttgagagaggagagggtCAGGAAGGGGAAATTCGGGAAGAAATCGAAGTTTTTCCTCCAAAGATGGTTGCTATGCATAGAGTGAGATGGAATATGAACAAGGGCAGTGAGAGATGGCTGTGCTCTGGAGGAGCTGCTGGAATCGTGCGTTGTCAAGCCATAAACAATCCGGTTTTCGATAAACAATCGCCTAAATATAGGAAGCAGACTACTTAA